In one Melopsittacus undulatus isolate bMelUnd1 chromosome 4, bMelUnd1.mat.Z, whole genome shotgun sequence genomic region, the following are encoded:
- the LOC101869940 gene encoding cytosolic 5'-nucleotidase 1A-like, translating into MADPECTVINTDVKQKDLSEALVIAVTTRAIFSLEEEHKLYLEKGKEEYTRHQQANQDKPLPPGTAFAFIQAVQHVNKKILESNPAEKDLFDILVLSNNSPESGVRIINSAKHYGLEISKFCFVSNEDSTQYLKSHGVKLFLSADRTDVCNALQRGVSAALVFQQEVQAPSTPLRVVFDGDAVLFSNETDQIFQEQGLEEAVQYEQAMEDVPMGEGPLKAFAMHLGKIRKKFSQEKSPIRTYLVTARSGRDMGIRAIKTLREWGLEIDEAFFMDGAPKGPILAQIQPHIFFDDGLHNIQGARNVGVPSAWVPSCR; encoded by the exons ATGGCAGATCCTGAATGCACAGTCATAAACACTGATGTGAAACAG AAAGATCTCAGTGAGGCACTCGTCATTGCAGTGACCACCAGGGCCatcttcagcctggaggaggagCACAAGCTCTACCTAGAGAAGGGCAAGGAGGAGTACACAAGGCACCAGCAGGCCAACCAGGACAAGCCCCTGCCACCAGGCACAGCCTTTGCCTTCATCCAG GCAGTGCAGCATGTGAACAAGAAGATCCTGGAGAGCAACCCAGCAGAGAAGGACCTCTTCGATATCCTGGTGCTCTCGAACAACAGCCCTGAGAGTGGTGTGCGCATCATCAACAGTGCCAAGCACTATG GCCTGGAAATCTCCAAGTTCTGCTTCGTCAGCAATGAAGACTCTACGCAATACCTGAAGTCCCATGGAGTCAAGCTCTTTCTCTCAGCTGACAGGACAGATGTCTGCAATGCCCTCCAGAGAG GTGTCTCAGCAGCACTCGTCTTCCAGCAGGAGGTGCAGGCCCCCAGCACCCCGCTCCGTGTGGTGTTTGATGGGGATGCCGTGCTCTTCTCCAACGAGACAGACCAGATCTTCCAAGAGCAGGGACTGGAGGAGGCAGTGCAGTATGAGCAAGCGATGGAGGATGTGCCTATGGGAGAG GGTCCCCTGAAGGCTTTTGCCATGCACCTTGGGAAGATACGCAAGAAATTCAGCCAGGAAAAATCCCCCATCCGCACCTACCTGGTGACTGCCCGCAGCGGCCGGGACATGGGCATCCGAGCCATCAAGACACTCCGGGAATGGGGTCTGGAAATCGATGAGGCTTTCTTCATGGACGGAGCTCCCAAGGGCCCCATCCTCGCCCAGATCCAGCCCCACATTTTCTTTGACGATGGGCTGCATAACATCCAGGGAGCTCGGAATGTGGGTGTACCCTCTGCCTGGGTCCCCTCCTGCCGCTGA
- the SYT8 gene encoding synaptotagmin-8, whose product MALAASKSRATASTLTRSPVATTTVVQPGFLRGWLSRIPLPKWALIAVAVAAAILLLLFLICIIRCCCGKKKHKKKERVNLHAVSSSTTASLVQPEMEDLEQGVEQTVRGKLQYSLEYSFRAQELKVGVKQAAELKAMDSGGTSDPYVIVYLTSDMKKKYETKVYRKTLNPVFNESFTFQVPQAEVPESTLVMQIYDFNRFTKHDIIGEVRLPLASVSLQHVIEQWSDLVAASKVEEEQLGEICFSLRYVPSTGKLTVLILEAKKLKRMDSHGLSDPFVKVHLILNRRKWKKKTTSVKKNTLSPYFNEVFVFEVPFNQIQNVDVVISIWDHDKVTKNEPIGKLFLGCRATGNQLRHWSDMLSNPRRPLAQWHSLQPPDVVDKALGLKSHLRLPLPTR is encoded by the exons ATGGCGCTGGCAGCCAGCAAAAGCAGAGCAACAGCCTCCACACTCACCCGCAGCCCTGTGGCCACCACCACCGTGGTCCAGCCGGGCTTCCTGCGTGGCTGGCTTAGCCGCATCCCAC TACCCAAATGGGCACTCATCGCTGTGGCTGTGGCAGCGGccattctcctcctcctcttcctcatctgcATCATCAGGTGCTGCTGTGGCAAGAAGAAGCACAAGAAGAAGGAGAGAGTCAACTTGCATGCTGTCAGCAGCTCCACCACGGCCAGCCTT GTGCAGCCCGAGATGGAGGACCTGGAGCAGGGTGTGGAACAGACAGTGCGAGGAAAGCTGCAGTACTCCCTGGAGTACAGCTTCCGTGCACAGGAG TTGAAGGTTGGTGTGAAGCAGGCAGCTGAGCTGAAGGCCATGGACAGTGGAGGCACATCTGATCCATATGTGATCGTCTACCTGACATCTGATATGAAGAAGAAGTATGAGACCAAGGTTTACCGCAAGACTCTGAACCCTGTCTTCAACGAGAGCTTCACTTTCCAG GTACCCCAGGCAGAGGTGCCCGAATCCACGCTGGTGATGCAGATCTATGACTTCAACCGCTTTACCAAGCACGACATCATTGGCGAGGTCCGGCTGCCCCTGGCCAGTGTCAGCCTGCAGCATGTCATTGAGCAGTGGAGTGACCTGGTGGCAGCCAGTAAAGTGGAG GAAGAACAGCTGGGTGAGATCTGCTTCTCTCTGCGCTATgtccccagcactggcaagctgACGGTGCTCATCCTGGAAGCCAAGAAGCTGAAGCGGATGGATTCTCATGGGCTCTCAG ATCCTTTTGTGAAGGTGCATCTCATCCTGAACAGGAGGAAATGGAAGAAGAAGACGAcaagtgtgaaaaaaaacaccttaagCCCTTACTTCAATGAGGTGTTTGTTTTTGAGGTGCCTTTTAATCAGATCCAG AACGTGGATGTGGTTATTTCCATCTGGGATCATGACAAAGTGACCAAGAATGAGCCCATTGGCAAGCTCTTCCTGGGCTGCCGAGCCACGGGCAACCAGCTGCGGCACTGGTCCGACATGCTGTCCAACCCCCGCCGGCCCCTCGCCCAGTGGCACAGCCTGCAGCCCCCCGATGTGGTCGACAAAGCCCTGGGGCTGAAGTCCCACCTCAGGCTGCCCCTGCCCACCAGATAG
- the TNNI2 gene encoding troponin I, fast skeletal muscle, giving the protein MDVKPSMLAGASSLAGLQKKRRAATARRQHLKSAMLQLAVTEIEKEAAAKEVEKQNYLAEHCPPLSLPGSMQELQDLCRKLHSKIESVDEERYDIEVKLQKTNKELEDLSLKLFDLKGKFKRPPLRRVRMSADAMLRALLGSKHKVCMDLRANLKQVKKEDTEKEKDLRDVGDWRKNIEEKSGMEGRKKMFEAGES; this is encoded by the exons ATGGATGTCAAGCCATCCATGCTGGCTGGAGCCAGCTCACTGGCAGGGCTGCAG aaaaaaaggagggcAGCCACTGCCCGTCGGCAGCACCTGAAG AGTGCTATGCTCCAACTTGCTGtcactgaaatagaaaaagaagcagctgctAAAGAAGTGGAAAAGCAAAACTACCTGGCAGAGCATTGCCCTCCTCTGTCTCTCCCAGGATCCATGCAGGAACTTCAG gatCTGTGCAGAAAGCTTCATTCCAAGATAGAGTCAGTGGATGAGGAGAGGTATGACATAGAGGTGAAGCTACAGAAGACTAACAAGGAG CTGGAAGACTTGAGCCTGAAGCTCTTTGACCTGAAGGGCAAGTTCAAGAGGCCGCCCCTGCGCAGGGTGCGCATGTCTGCTGATGCGATGCTGCGGGCCCTGCTGGGCTCCAAGCACAAGGTCTGTATGGATCTCCGAGCCAACCTGAAGCAAGTCAAGAAGGAAGACACTGAGAAG GAGAAGGATCTCCGTGATGTTGGTGACTGGAGGAAGAACATTGAGGAGAAGTCCGGCATGGAGGGCAGGAAGAAGATGTTCGAGGCTGGCGAGTCCTAA